In Amycolatopsis sp. FBCC-B4732, the genomic stretch CCCACGTGGTCGTGGCGACGACCCCGGTCACGGCCAGCGCGGCGAGCGCGCCGGCTGTCACTGTCCTGCTTCGCATGCACTTTCTCCTTCGAACGGATCGCCGGAACGAAAGTGCTGGGAGCGCTCCCATCAGTCCAGCACTGTAGCCGGACGGGCTGAATCGGGAAAGAGGCAGCCGGGTGCCTGCGGTCGTCGTCCTACTGTCCACTTCGGAGGTCGTCGTCGTGGCGGAGCTGCTCGTTCACCCAGATCGCGACCTGGGTCCGGTTGCCCAGCCGCAGCTTGGTGAAGATGTGCTCGAGGTGGGTTTCCGCGGTCCGCCGCGAGATGACCAGGTGCACGGCGATCTCCCGGTTGGTCAGTCCGTTCGCGACGAGCCCGGCGATCTCGGACTCCCGCCGGGTCAACGGCGGCAGCACCACGACTCCGCCGGTCGGCGGGCGCTCGGTGGCCAGCACGTCGTGCAGGTTCGCCCGGTGCCCTTCGCCGGACAGCTCCTCGAACCGCGCGTCACCGAGCGCACCGCGGGCGGCCTTCACCGCTTCCCGGTGCGGCAGGGCGACGGCCACGTCGGGCTCGGATCCGCACTGGTCCCACAACGCCGCCGCCGCGCCGAACAGCCGGGCCGCCCGCCTCCAGTCCCCGCGCCGGGCCGAGACCCACGCCAAGCCGTCCACCCGGTACGCCGCGGAGAGCAGATCGGGGCCGCGCAGATCGATGTCCAGCGCGTCGCGGATCGCGCGTTCCCCGGTGCCGAGGTCACCGCCGTAGCAGACTTCCACCACGCCCAGGCCGAACAACGCCATCGAGCGGTAGGAATCGTCCTGCGCCGCTTCGCACAATCGCCGCATGCCTTCGAGCAGCCGTCGCGCACCCGCGAGGTCGCCGCGGTAGGCCATCGACACGCCCTGGATGAACATCGGGTGCAGCTGCTGCCGGACCTGGCCGCGCGCCTCGAACAGCCGGACGGCTTCGGCCGCGTGCTCGATGGCGTGCGGCTCGACCGCGAGCATCGCGACGAACGCCCGCGCGTGGCAGAGGTAGGGCGCCGCGTCTTCGTCGCGGACGGCCTCGGCCCGCGCCAGCCGCTGTCGCGCTCCGGGCAGGTCCGCGTGCAACGCCGAGCACAGCGCGGCGACGGCTTGCCCCCGGGAGCGGCCCGCGGCCTCGGCGGGCATGGCCGCGAGCGCCCGGTCCGTCCACTCCCGGACCTCCCACACGGCACCGCGGGCCAGCCAGTATTCGAGCATGCTCGTCGCCATCCGCAACGCGATCACGGCTTCCCCGCCGGTACGCAGTGACCACGACAGCGCCGCGCGGATGTCGGCGTGGCCGGCGGACAGCCGCGCGAACCAGTCGTCGCGCCGGGGACCCAGCCACTCGGCGCCCGCTTGCTCCAGGAGCCGGGCGTGGTAGTCGCGGTGCCGCCGGGCCGCGACGTCCGCCACGCCGGTCTCGGCCAGCCGTTCCTGACCGAACTCACGCAGGGCGTTCAGCATCTTGTAGCGGACGCCGGCCGCGCCCTCGACGCGCAGCAGCACCGACTTGTCGACCAGGCCGTCCACCGCGTCCAGGACGTCGGCGGGCCCGTCGACGGCCGGCAGCTCGAACGGACCGGCGAACACCGAACAACGCTCCCAGACCTCCCGCTCGAGGTCGGTGCACAGGGCGTAGCTGCCTTCGACGGTCGCCCGCAGGGTGCGGTGCCGCTCGGGCAGCGACCTCGCCCCGGTGGTCAGCAACGTCAAGCTCGCGCTCACCCGGTCGGCGATCTGGCGCGGCGACAAGGCCCGGATGCGGGCGGCGGCCAGCTCGACGGCGAGCGGCAGCCCGTCCAGCTGCCGGCACACCTCCGTCACCGGGCGACGTTGTCCCCGGTGAGCCGGAACGACGGCAGCACCGCCGCCGCCCGGTCGGCGAAGAGCCGGACGCTGTCGTAGGCCATCGCCAGCTCCGGGGTCCCGGCGGTCTCCGGCGGCACCGCCAGCGGCGCGACCGGCAGGACGTGCTCCCCGGCGACGCCGAGCGAACTGCGGCTGGTCGCCAGGACGCGGACGCCGGGGCAGCGCCGGAGCAGGGACAGGACGAGGCCGGCGCAGTTGTCGACGAGGTGCTCGCAGTTGTCCAGCAGCAGCAGGACGTGCCGGTCCCGCAGGTGCGCGACCACGGCGTCGCGGACCGGCCGGCCGGCGGTGTCGTGCAGGCCGAGGCAGTCGGCCAGCGTGCGGGTGAGCAGGCTCGCTTCGCTCAGTTCGGCGAGGCTGACCACGACCACGCCGTCCGGGAAGGCGTGGGTCATCGAGCTGGCGACACGGCCGGCGAGCCGGGTCTTGCCCACTCCGCCGGGGCCGGTGAGGGTGACCAGGCGGGCCGTTTCGAGCAGGCCGCGCACGTCGTTCTCGTCGCCGGTGCGGCCGACGTAGCTCGTCAGCTGCCCCAGCTCCACCGCGCCGTGGTCGTCCACCGCACACATCGTGATCGAATCCGGTGCGGGTGTCCACTTGGGTTGACGAATACGTAGTTCTCCCGACGCGTCGGGCGGGGTCCGCCGAGCAGACTCGGCGCGCCCGGCGATGCCCGCTCCGCTCCGGAGGTCGACGATGACCACGTCCCACCCGATTCCCGGCCCCGCCGCGGCGGCGATCGCCCGGGCGATCGTGGCCGGCGTCCGGCACGCGGTGCCCGAGCACGCGCCGCTGTTCGACGCGGACGCCACGGCGTTCGCCGGCACCCTGGTGGCGAATCCCCGCGCGGGCACCTCGTCCGGGGCGGGCGCCTTCCGCCGGGCCGGCGTCGCCGAGCACGCGGCGGGCGGCGAACTCGACCGGCTCGTCCGCGCCTACCAGGCCGGCGGCCTGAGCGCCCTGCCGGTCGTGGCCGCGTTGAGCCACCGCGCCGGTGCCGGCGTCGTCGGGTCGGGTGTGGAGGCGGTGCTGCGCTGCGTCGACGTCCTGATCGGACTCTCGACCGAGGCCTACCGCGCGGCGCAGCGCGCGGCGGTCACCGACGTGCGCGCGGACCTGCTGCACGCGCTCCTCGCCGGTCAGGGGTGGGCCGACCTGGCCGGGCGCGCGAACTGGCCGGTGCCGGAGCGCGTCGTTGCCGTCGTCGTGGCGCCCGGTGCGTGCGTCGGCCCGTTCGGCGCCGAGGTGCTGGCCGACCTGAGCGCCGCGAGCCCGTACCTGGTGCTGCCCGCGGACACCGACCCCGGCCGGGTCGTGGGCGGCACGCCCGCGGCGACCGGCCCGGCCGTGCCACCGGCCCAGGCGGCGACGTCGCTGCACTGGGCCCGGCGGACGTGGAACCTGCGCCGCCGCGGCCTGGCGGCCCGCGACCCGGTCGTCCACTGGACGGACCACGTGGTGACCCATTGCCTGCTCGCCGACGAATCGCTCACCGGCGCCCTCGCCGCGCGCAGCCTCGCGCCACTGTCCGGCCTGCCACCGAAAACGCGCGACAAGCTCGTCGTGACGCTCCACGCCATGCTCGACGCCCGGGGCGGCGCACCGGAGATCGCCGCACGGCTGGGGGTGCACCCGCAGACGGCCCGCAACCGCACGCGCCGGCTGCAGGCCCTGTTCGGCAGTCGCCTGGAGGACCCCGAGGAGCGGTTGAGCCTGCGCATTGCGGTGCGCGCGGACCGCGTCGGCATATAGCACTGCCTTTGCGGAAAGCACAAGGACATCCCCGGACGTGAATCGTGTCCGGGCACGAAATCGCCTCTTGATCTTCGTGCCCGGAGACCGGAACGAGTATTTCCCCGCGAAGCGAAACCGGCCCGTGATCTTCCCCGGCGTACGGAGTACTGTTCGGGCACCAATCGGACTCGGGGAAGTGGAGCGATGTCGGAACGATCGCCTGCACAGCATCGGGAAGAACGTGAGTCGGTCGGCCGGGCCGTGATGGGAGTGCTGGTCACCGCCGTTGTCGCCGGGGCGATCTGGACCACCGTGTCCTTGCTGGTTTCGGGCGGGCAGGCGATCTTCGTCGCCGTGGCGGGTGCGGTCACCGGGATCGCCACCTGCGTCGCCGTGTTCTTCGCCCTGCGCCGGGGTGACCAGGTCGCGCGGGCGGCAGCGCAGGCCGAGGCCGCGCGCGACGAAGCCGGGCAGGTGCGCGAATCCGCGCAGTCGGGCAGCCGTGAACTGGCCTGGCTGCTCGATCGGACGGTGCCCGAGGCGGTCCGGCGGCTGCGCAGCGGCTCGGCCGCGGACAGCGTGCTCGCCGAAATCCCGCGTCCCGCCGACGAATTGCACGAGCGCACCCTCCGGTTGCTGATCGACGAGATCGCCACCGGTGAACGCCGCCGCGCCGCCGCGACCGCCGCCTGCGCGAACGCCGCGGGCCGGCTGCAGGCGCTGGCGACCAGCACCCTCGCGGACCTGCGCGAAATGGAGAACCGGTCCTCCGACGCGATGCTCGGGGATCTGCTGAAGGTGGACCACACCACCGCGCAGGCCGGCCGGCTCGCCGACAGCATCGCCGTGCTCACCGGCGCGCGCTCGGGCCGCCGCTGGACGAAACCGATCCGGATGGAGAGCATCCTGCGCGGTGCGCTCGGCCGCATCGGCGCATATCAGCGGGTTCGCGTGCATTCCGCGAGCGGGGTCGCCGTCGTCGGTTACGCCGCGGAAGACGTCATGCACGCGCTCGCCGAACTGATGGACAATGCCACGAAGTTCTCGGCGCCGTCCGAAGAAGTGCACGTTTATGTCGAAGATCTGCACAACGGGGCAGTCATCACCATCGAAGACGGTGGCCTCGGGATGAAGGCGCAGGCCCTCGTCCGCGCCGAGCGCGCGGTGTCCCTCGACGAGCCGCTCGACCTGACCGCGATGTCGGGGACGCGGCTCGGGCTCGCCGTCGTCGGCTGCCTGGCGCGCAAGCACCAGCTGCACGTCTTCTTCCGCCCGTCCTCGCGCGGCGGGATCGGGGTCGTCATGCGGATCCCGACCCAGCTGATCACGCAGCCGCGCCCGGATGTCCTGCCGGAGAAGGAAGAGCAGCCCGCCGCCGTCGCGTGGCCGGGGCCCGACACGAGCCACGAAATCACCGGCGACCTCATCGAGCCGTCGGAACTGCCGAAGCGCTCGCGCGGGCAGACGCTGACCGCCGCGTCGCGCCGGCCGCCGTCGCCCACGCCGAGCACGGCCCGGGCCGAGCGGGACACCGGTTCCCGGTTCGGTGCCTTCCAGCAGCGGCGCAGCGGCGGTCCCACGCCGTCGCACCGCGCCGCCACCCCGGCGGAGACCGGCGAAGACGCGTGACCTCCCACACCCGACCCCGCCAGATTGGAGCGAGGGGACCCGCCTGCCCGGTCCCCGGATTCGATGACTGATTCGGACAAGAGCCTCGAATGGCTCCTCGAGAACCTCGTCGGCAACACCGCCGGCGCGTGTCACGCCCTCGTGCTGTCGCGTGACGGCCTGAAGCTCTGCCACACGCAGGGACTCACCGTCGACCGCGCCGACCAGCTGGCCGCGATCGCGGCCGGGGTCCAGGCGCTGGCGCACGGCGCGTCGGTCGAGTTCGGCGACGGCACCGGCGGCGTGCGCAACTCGATGACCGAGTTCCACGGCGGGATCCTCTTCATCGTCGAGGCCGGGGTCGGCTCGCACCTGGCCGTGATCGCCACCGAGGACGCCGACGTCGGCCTGATCGGGCACAACATGGACGAGCTGGTGGAGCAGATCGGCTCGGTGTTCACCGCTCCGCCGCGGTTCGCGGCGGCCGACCAACCGGCTTCGTGACGCGTTCGGCGCTCGACGGAGAAGACCCGGACCGGCTCTACACGGTCACGGGGGGACGCAGCAGCGCGGACGACATCGACCTCGACCTCGTCACGTTGATCGTCAGCGAATCGGAGCCGTCCGCGGGGATGCAGTCCGAGCACGTGCGGATCCTGCGGATCGCCGAGAAGCCGACGTCCGTCGTCGAGCTGTCGTCCTACCTCGCGCTGCCGGTGAGTGTGCTCAAGATTCTGCTCGCGGACCTGCTGGCCACGGGCAAGGTGTCCGCCCGACATCCGTCGTCGGCCCAGGCCGCGGGACGGACCTCCGACTCGGAATTCCTCAAGAAGGTGCTCGTTGGACTCCGCAATCTCTGAAGTAGAAGAACGGCAGCCACTGGCCGACAGCGCGAGTGACGGCCTGAAGATCGTCGTCGTCGGCGGCTTCGGCGTCGGGAAGACGACGATGGTCCGGTCGGTCAGCGAGATCCGGCCGCTGAGCACCGAAGAGACGATGACGCAGGCCGGCATCGGCGTCGACCACACCCGCGGGGTGCAGGGCAAGACGACGACCACGGTCGCGTTCGACTTCGGCCGGATCAGCCTCGACGAGCAGATGGTGCTCTACCTGTTCGGGGCGCCCGGCCAGGAACGGTTCTGGTTCCTCTGGGACAGCCTCTTCGCCGGCACCCTCGGCGCGGTCGTCCTGGTCGACGCCCGCCGGCTGGCCGACTCGTGGTACGCGATCGACCGGCTCGAGCACCACGGGACGCCGTTCATCGTGGCCCGCAACAACTTCGGCCCGCCGAAGCACAGCCTCGACGACGTCCGCGCGGCGCTCGACCTGGCCGAGGAGGTCCCGCTCGTCGACTGCGACGCCCGCGACCGGGACTCGTCCAAGCAGGTGCTGATCTCGCTCGTCGACCACCTCTACACCCTGTCCAAAGTCCGGGAGGGCGCATCGTGACCGGTTTCCAGACCAGCACCCCGCCGGAGACGGTCCCCGCCGCGGACCGGGTCCGGTTGTACGGACCGGAGTTCCAGAAGGATCCCGCGGCGTTGTACGCCCGGATCCGGCGGGAGTACGGCGGCGTCGTCCCGGTCCTGCTCGACGGCGACATCCCCGCCTGGCTGCTCACCGGCTACCGCGAGATCCACCAGGTGTGCCAGGACTCGCAGCTGTTCGCCCGCGACAGCCGCCGGTGGAACCAGTGGGACAACGTCCCCGACGACTGGCCGCTGCTGCCCTACGTCATGCACAACCCGTCGGTGATGTTCACCGAAGCCGCGGAGCACCGCCGGCGGGCGGGCGCGATCGGCGACGCGTTGTCCGCGGTCGACCAGTTCGACCTCGGCTCGCACTGCGAACGGATCGCGGACAGCCTGATCGACGAATTCGCGGGTAGCGGCGAAGCCGACCTGATCGCCCAGTTCGCGCAGCGCGCGCCGCTGCTGGCGATCGCGAAGATGTACGGCATGCCCGACTCGGAGGCCCCGGCCCTGGTGCGGGACGTCGCCCTGTCCCTCGACGTCGGCCCCGAGGCGCTGCCCGCGTACGTCCGGGTGCAGGAGGCGATGGCGCGGCTGGTCGGCGTGAAGCACGAGCGGCCGGGCGCCGACGTCCCCACGACCATGATGCGGCACCCGGCGGACCTGACCGACGACGAGGTCGTGCAGGACCTGCTGGTGGTGACCGCCGCGGCCCAGCAGCCGACGGCGAACTGGATCGGCAACACGATCCGGCTCATGCTGACCGACAGCCGCTTCGCGATGACGCTGTCGGGCGGCCGGGGCAGCGTCGGGCAGGCCCTCAACGAGGTGCTGTGGCACGACACGCCCACGCAGAACTTCATCGGTCGGTTCGCGTCCCGCGACACCGTGCTCAGCGGCGTCCGCGTGCGCCAGGGCGACCTGCTCGTGCTGGGCCTGGCGGCCGGCAACGCGGACCCGCACGCGCGCCCGGACGCGGCGTACGGCGCCCTCGGCAACCACGCCCACATGTCGTTCGGCCACGGCGAGCACGGATGTCCCTACCCGGCACCGGAAGTGGCCGAGGTGATCGCCCGGACCACGGTCGAGGTCCTGCTGGACCGCCTGCCCGACCTGGAACTCGCTGTTCCGGCGGGCGAGCTGGTGTGGCGGCCGTCGGTGTGGATGCGCGGGCTGGAGAGCTTGCCGGTGACCTTCACCCCGGTCCACGTCGGTGGACCGGGGGCGTGGTGACCTGTCTCGGTGGCTAGGCGGGGGTGAACGTCACCGGCAGTTCACCGGCCGGCCCCAAGCGCCCCAATGTGGCGTTCGGTGCGTTGGACGCAACCAACGCCACTTTGGGGGCGCTTCCCCAGGCCGTGGCCGACGAAGCTCGGGCGCGTGTTCCTACGCCGGGGTGAACGTCACCGGCAGGGAAGCCGGGCCGCGGGTGAACACCCCTCGCTCGGCCGGCGCCGCGCCGTCGGCCAGGCGCAGGTCCGGCATCGCGTCGAGCAGCTGGTTGACGCCCACCTCGATCTCCGTCTTCGCCAGCAGCGCTCCCACGCAGAAGTGGCGGCCCAGTGCGAAGGACAAGTGGCTGGCCGCCGCGGAAAAGGCCGTGTCGGTCGGGAGGTCCGTGCGGAAGATGTCGAACGCGCCGGGGTTGGCGAAGCGGCGCGGGTCGCGGTTCGCGGCGCCGATCAGGCAGGTCACCGTGCTGCCCGCCGGGATCGTCTCGCCGGCGATCTCGACGTCTTCCGCGGGCTGGCGCATGATCATGTGCACCGGCGGCGTGTAGCGTAGGGTTTCGGCGAAGGCCTTCGCGATCAGCTCGCGGTCGGCGCGCACCGCGGCCAGTTGCTCGGGGTGCTCCAGCAGGTTGCGGAACAGCGAGGCGATCGCCTTGTCGGTGGTCTCGCCGCCCGCGGCCAGCAGCAGGCTGCAGAACGCCTTGATGTCCTCGTCGCTCATGGTGGTGCCGTCCACCTCGGTGGCGCACAACGTCGAGAGCAGGTCGTCGCCGAGGTTCGCCCGGCGGTCGCGGATGATCGGCAGCATGTACGCGGCCAGCTCGTCGTGGGTTTCGAGCCCGGCGGCGGTCACCGCCTCGTCCTGGCTGAGGTTGCCGAGGAACGCGATGATCGCGGTGTACCACCGCTGGAACCGCTCGTGGTCGCTCGGGTCGAGGCCCAGCATGTCCACGATGACGTTGATCGGGAAGTGCCGGGCGTAGTCCCCGACGAGGTCGGCCGAACCGCGGCCGCGGAAGGTGTCGATGAGCTGCGCGGAATTGCGTTCGATCACCGGGCGGAACTTCTGCTCCAGTTCGTTGCCGCGGAACGCCGGCGCCACCAGCGCGCGGCGGATCGAGTGTTCGCGGCCGCTCATCTGCAGGATGGTCCGACCGTGCACCGGTTCCAGTTGCCACCCGTAGTTTTCGGTGGTGAACGTGCCTTCCTTGAAGGCGCGTGACACGTCGTCGAAGCGCGAAACGATGTAGCTCTGCATTCCCTCGTGCCAGATCACCGGTGAGTGCTCGAGCATCAGGTCGTAGGCGGTGTACGGATCGGCGGCGAACTCCGGAGAGAGGATGTCCGGTGCGTGCCCTGCTGAAGTCACGTGACTCCTTCGCTCAGTGGTCAAGCCGCCAGGTTAACGGGAATAGTTGCTACTGCGAAAGACTTGGTCACTGTGCGTAAAATCGGCCGGTGCCCCACGGAGCAACTCGGGAAGCCGCGTAGTTCTGCAGGAACAGCGCTTCGGTCAGTGCCATCGCCGAGATTTCCGATGGTGCGACGCTTTCGTTGGGCGCGTGGATCAGAGCCTGCGGCTCCTCCACCCCGATGAGCAGCAGCTCGGCGCCGGGACAGGTTTCGGCGAACACGGTGCACAGCGGAATCGAGCCGCCCTGGCCGAGCAGGCTCATCGGGCGGCCGTAGGCGGCCTGCATCGCGTCGGCCATCGCCCGGTGGGCCGGGCCGTCGATGGCGGGGCGGAACGGGGGGCCCACCGCCTCGATCTCCACCGACAGGCGCACGCTCCGCGGTGCGGCCGCGCGCAGGTGCTCGGTCAGCGCGTGCGCGGCTTCGTCCGGCTCGACGCCCGGCGGGATGCGCAGGTTCAGCCTCGCCCGTGCGCGGGGGGTGATGGCCGCGGCGGAGCCGACGACCGGCGGGCAGTCGATGCCGAGGATCGTCACCGCCGGCCGCGCCCAGAGCAGGTCCGCGATCTCGCCGTCGCCGGGCAGGACGGCGTCGGGGGCCAGTCCGATGTCCGCGCGGAACCGCGCCGCCGGGTAGGGCGCGCCGGGCCAGGTGCCGTCGTGGGCGAGCCCGTCCACCGTGGTGTTGCCCTCGCTGTCGCGGAGGGACGCGAGCACGGTCACCAGCGCGGCCAGCGCGTCCGGGGCGGGGCCGCCGAACATGCCGGAGTGCAGCGCGGACGGCAGCGCTTCGACCGAGACGACCGCGTTCACCATGCCGCGCAGGCTCACCGTGACCGCCGGTTGCCCCACCGCCGCGTTCCCGGTGTCGCACACCAGGATCGCGTCGGCCCGCAGGAGCTCGGCGTGCTCGGGAACGAACGCCTCCAGCCCGCCGGTGCCCTGCTCCTCGGAGCCTTCGACCACCAGCTTGAGGTGGACGGGCAGGTCGTCGCCGAGCGCGCGCAACGCCGTGAGGTGCATGAGGATGTTGCCCTTGCAGTCGGCGGCACCGCGCCCGTACCAGCGTCCGTCCACTTCGGTCAGCCGGAAGGGCGGCGTCCGCCAGGCGTCGTCGTCCAGCGGCGGCTGGACGTCGTAGTGGGCGTAGAGCAGCACGGTCGGCGCGTTTTCCGCGGCGCAGCGGCGGGAACCGAGCACGGCCTGGCTGCCGTCCGGCGTGTCCACCAGCCGGGCGTCGGCGAACCCGGTCTCGGCGAACGCGTCGGCGACCCAGGTCGCGGCGCGCCGGCACTCCTCGGGCGGGAACTGGCGCGGGTCCGCGACCGACCGCATCGCGACGAGGTGCGCGAGTTCCTCCCGCGCCCGCGGCATGAGCGCGTTCACCCGGTCGCGCAGATCCATCGCGTTCACCGGTTCACCGCCCCGGCGAAGGCCAGTCCGCGGACGTAGTCCTGAAACGCCCCGAGCTTGCCGGGGCAGTAGATCTCGACGACGAACGTCTCCCCGCGCACGACGGTGGCGGGGGAGCGGACGGGCCGGGCGCCGGGCCCGCCCGCTCCGTTGGAGATCCCGCTGTCACTGGTCGCCCGCGTCAGCGCGGACGCCGGGTCGACGCAGATGGCGCCGCCGTCGGTGCCGAGCAGCCGGACGACCTGGTCGTGCGCCGGTACCCGGGCGCCCGCCTGGCCGAGCCGGGCGATCAGCTGATCGGCCTTGGCGCCGGCTTCGGCGTCCGACCGGGCGGAGTGGTACAGCAGCGATCCGGCCACCAGCAGCGCACCCGTCACGACTCCCGCGACGAGGTAGCCGAGCACCCGGTGCCGCCGGGACGACCGTTCGTCCACTGTGGTCACGACTGACTCCCTTCGGGCTGGGCCGGCTGCCGCCAAGACGGCTTTCGCAGCCGGTAGAACAGGTACGGCACCAGCAGGCCCAGCCCGAGCGCGCCGCCCGCGACGATGCCGAGGTACACCCACGGGCTGCCGGAGCCGAACTGCGAAGGCGGGACGAAGCCGACCAGCAGCGCGGCCAGTGACGCGCAGAAGCCGATTCCGCACAGGCCGAGCAGCATCGGGGCGCGGTAGCCGCGGGGGTGGTCGGGGAACTTGCGCCGCAACCGCACCGCCGCGATGAACATCAGCAGGTACATGATCAGGTACACCTGGGTGGTGATCACCGAGAAGATCCAGTACGCGCTGGACACGTCCGGGATGAACGCGTAGAGCAGGGCGATGAGGGTCGTGATCGCGCCCTGGGTGACCAGGATGTTGCGCTGCACGCCCTGTTTGTTCAGCCGCTGCAGGAACGGCGGCAGGTAGCCCTCCTGCCGGGAGATCAGCAGCAACCCCTTCGACGGGCCCGCCAGCCACGTCAGCATCCCGCCGAGCGACGCCATGACGAGCAGGACGCCGATCACCGGGGTGAGCCACTGGATGCCGAAGTTGGCGAACACCGCGTCGAAGGCCTGCATCACCCCGGCGGTGAGGGAAAGCTGGTCGGCCGGGATGACCCAGCTGATCGCCAGCGCGGGCAGGACGAAGATCAGCAGGACGAGTCCCATCGAGAGGAACATCGAGCGCGGGAACTCCTTGGCGGGCTTGCGCAGCGACGACACGTGCACCGCGTTCATCTCCATGCCCGAGTAGGACAGGAAGTTGTTCACGATCAGCACGAGGCTCGCCAGCCCGGCCCACGCGGGCAGCAGGTTGCCCGCCGACATCGGCGCCGCGGACGGGTGCCCCTGCCCGAGGAAGACGAGGCCGAGCACCACCAGCAGCGCCCCGGGGACGAGCGTCCCGATGATCAGCCCGCCGCCGGCGAGCCCGGCCACGCCTTTCGTTCCCCGCGCGGAGATCCACACCCCCGACCAGTACGCGACGACGATCACCGCGGCGGTCCACAGGCCGCTGGAGGCCAGCTCCGGGTCGAAGACGTACGCGAGCGTGCTCGCGACGTACCCGAGCAGGCTCGGGTAGTAGAAGATCGTCATCGCGAACTGGCACCAGACCGCGAGGAAGCCCATCGGCTTCGAGATCCCGAGCGCCACCCAGTTGTAGACCCCGCCCGGCCAGCCCGAGGCGAGCTCGGCCGAGACGAGCGACGTCGGCAGCAGGAACACGATCGCCGGGACCACGTAGAGGAAAACGGCCGCGAGACCGTAGACCGCCATCGTCGGGGACGGGCGCAGGCTCGCGACGGAACTGGTCGTCATGAGCGCCAGCGCGATCCAGGAGATCCACGCGGCGGACCGCGGCCGGGCGCGGCCGGCGTTCGGGGCGGGCGGCGGCGGTGACGCGGTCCCGACCGGTACGTCCGGGCTGTTCACGACGCCGGTCCGGC encodes the following:
- a CDS encoding LuxR C-terminal-related transcriptional regulator, whose translation is MTEVCRQLDGLPLAVELAAARIRALSPRQIADRVSASLTLLTTGARSLPERHRTLRATVEGSYALCTDLEREVWERCSVFAGPFELPAVDGPADVLDAVDGLVDKSVLLRVEGAAGVRYKMLNALREFGQERLAETGVADVAARRHRDYHARLLEQAGAEWLGPRRDDWFARLSAGHADIRAALSWSLRTGGEAVIALRMATSMLEYWLARGAVWEVREWTDRALAAMPAEAAGRSRGQAVAALCSALHADLPGARQRLARAEAVRDEDAAPYLCHARAFVAMLAVEPHAIEHAAEAVRLFEARGQVRQQLHPMFIQGVSMAYRGDLAGARRLLEGMRRLCEAAQDDSYRSMALFGLGVVEVCYGGDLGTGERAIRDALDIDLRGPDLLSAAYRVDGLAWVSARRGDWRRAARLFGAAAALWDQCGSEPDVAVALPHREAVKAARGALGDARFEELSGEGHRANLHDVLATERPPTGGVVVLPPLTRRESEIAGLVANGLTNREIAVHLVISRRTAETHLEHIFTKLRLGNRTQVAIWVNEQLRHDDDLRSGQ
- a CDS encoding AAA family ATPase, which encodes MDDHGAVELGQLTSYVGRTGDENDVRGLLETARLVTLTGPGGVGKTRLAGRVASSMTHAFPDGVVVVSLAELSEASLLTRTLADCLGLHDTAGRPVRDAVVAHLRDRHVLLLLDNCEHLVDNCAGLVLSLLRRCPGVRVLATSRSSLGVAGEHVLPVAPLAVPPETAGTPELAMAYDSVRLFADRAAAVLPSFRLTGDNVAR
- a CDS encoding helix-turn-helix domain-containing protein translates to MTTSHPIPGPAAAAIARAIVAGVRHAVPEHAPLFDADATAFAGTLVANPRAGTSSGAGAFRRAGVAEHAAGGELDRLVRAYQAGGLSALPVVAALSHRAGAGVVGSGVEAVLRCVDVLIGLSTEAYRAAQRAAVTDVRADLLHALLAGQGWADLAGRANWPVPERVVAVVVAPGACVGPFGAEVLADLSAASPYLVLPADTDPGRVVGGTPAATGPAVPPAQAATSLHWARRTWNLRRRGLAARDPVVHWTDHVVTHCLLADESLTGALAARSLAPLSGLPPKTRDKLVVTLHAMLDARGGAPEIAARLGVHPQTARNRTRRLQALFGSRLEDPEERLSLRIAVRADRVGI
- a CDS encoding sensor histidine kinase KdpD, producing MGVLVTAVVAGAIWTTVSLLVSGGQAIFVAVAGAVTGIATCVAVFFALRRGDQVARAAAQAEAARDEAGQVRESAQSGSRELAWLLDRTVPEAVRRLRSGSAADSVLAEIPRPADELHERTLRLLIDEIATGERRRAAATAACANAAGRLQALATSTLADLREMENRSSDAMLGDLLKVDHTTAQAGRLADSIAVLTGARSGRRWTKPIRMESILRGALGRIGAYQRVRVHSASGVAVVGYAAEDVMHALAELMDNATKFSAPSEEVHVYVEDLHNGAVITIEDGGLGMKAQALVRAERAVSLDEPLDLTAMSGTRLGLAVVGCLARKHQLHVFFRPSSRGGIGVVMRIPTQLITQPRPDVLPEKEEQPAAVAWPGPDTSHEITGDLIEPSELPKRSRGQTLTAASRRPPSPTPSTARAERDTGSRFGAFQQRRSGGPTPSHRAATPAETGEDA
- a CDS encoding roadblock/LC7 domain-containing protein gives rise to the protein MTDSDKSLEWLLENLVGNTAGACHALVLSRDGLKLCHTQGLTVDRADQLAAIAAGVQALAHGASVEFGDGTGGVRNSMTEFHGGILFIVEAGVGSHLAVIATEDADVGLIGHNMDELVEQIGSVFTAPPRFAAADQPAS
- a CDS encoding DUF742 domain-containing protein, whose amino-acid sequence is MTRSALDGEDPDRLYTVTGGRSSADDIDLDLVTLIVSESEPSAGMQSEHVRILRIAEKPTSVVELSSYLALPVSVLKILLADLLATGKVSARHPSSAQAAGRTSDSEFLKKVLVGLRNL
- a CDS encoding ATP/GTP-binding protein; translated protein: MDSAISEVEERQPLADSASDGLKIVVVGGFGVGKTTMVRSVSEIRPLSTEETMTQAGIGVDHTRGVQGKTTTTVAFDFGRISLDEQMVLYLFGAPGQERFWFLWDSLFAGTLGAVVLVDARRLADSWYAIDRLEHHGTPFIVARNNFGPPKHSLDDVRAALDLAEEVPLVDCDARDRDSSKQVLISLVDHLYTLSKVREGAS
- a CDS encoding cytochrome P450; the encoded protein is MTGFQTSTPPETVPAADRVRLYGPEFQKDPAALYARIRREYGGVVPVLLDGDIPAWLLTGYREIHQVCQDSQLFARDSRRWNQWDNVPDDWPLLPYVMHNPSVMFTEAAEHRRRAGAIGDALSAVDQFDLGSHCERIADSLIDEFAGSGEADLIAQFAQRAPLLAIAKMYGMPDSEAPALVRDVALSLDVGPEALPAYVRVQEAMARLVGVKHERPGADVPTTMMRHPADLTDDEVVQDLLVVTAAAQQPTANWIGNTIRLMLTDSRFAMTLSGGRGSVGQALNEVLWHDTPTQNFIGRFASRDTVLSGVRVRQGDLLVLGLAAGNADPHARPDAAYGALGNHAHMSFGHGEHGCPYPAPEVAEVIARTTVEVLLDRLPDLELAVPAGELVWRPSVWMRGLESLPVTFTPVHVGGPGAW
- a CDS encoding cytochrome P450, with protein sequence MTSAGHAPDILSPEFAADPYTAYDLMLEHSPVIWHEGMQSYIVSRFDDVSRAFKEGTFTTENYGWQLEPVHGRTILQMSGREHSIRRALVAPAFRGNELEQKFRPVIERNSAQLIDTFRGRGSADLVGDYARHFPINVIVDMLGLDPSDHERFQRWYTAIIAFLGNLSQDEAVTAAGLETHDELAAYMLPIIRDRRANLGDDLLSTLCATEVDGTTMSDEDIKAFCSLLLAAGGETTDKAIASLFRNLLEHPEQLAAVRADRELIAKAFAETLRYTPPVHMIMRQPAEDVEIAGETIPAGSTVTCLIGAANRDPRRFANPGAFDIFRTDLPTDTAFSAAASHLSFALGRHFCVGALLAKTEIEVGVNQLLDAMPDLRLADGAAPAERGVFTRGPASLPVTFTPA